The proteins below come from a single Deinococcus sp. Leaf326 genomic window:
- a CDS encoding UDP-N-acetylmuramate dehydrogenase → MTAAPQSRTGARVERLPLARFTTLGVGGEAEVWFVADHAQLAEAIGAPYRVLGGGSNLVISDAGVPERVVRLTGELAGRDLEPDPALSTGTEIVTGWIGGGVPLPGLIRTLQKLGLSGLEGTVGIPAQVGGAVWMNAGTRYGEMFGGLHTVEIVTPEGTRQVTPDELDWGYRQSGIARGEVVSRVRLRLTRSTPEAVLEKMTHADTARKGQPKMKTPGCAFKNPGGVSAGKLMDEAGLKGARVGAAMIAPEHANFIVNLGGATAADVHALLDLARERVGVPMELEYELWPERG, encoded by the coding sequence ATGACTGCGGCTCCGCAGAGCCGTACCGGCGCCCGCGTCGAGCGTCTGCCCTTGGCCCGCTTCACGACTCTGGGTGTGGGCGGCGAGGCCGAGGTATGGTTCGTGGCCGACCACGCGCAACTCGCCGAGGCCATTGGGGCGCCCTACCGGGTGCTGGGCGGCGGCAGCAACCTCGTGATCAGCGACGCGGGGGTCCCCGAGCGGGTGGTGCGCCTGACCGGCGAGCTGGCCGGCCGCGACCTGGAGCCCGACCCGGCCCTGAGTACCGGCACCGAGATCGTCACCGGCTGGATCGGCGGCGGCGTCCCCCTGCCCGGATTGATCCGCACCTTGCAGAAACTGGGGCTCTCAGGGCTGGAAGGCACGGTCGGCATTCCGGCGCAGGTCGGCGGCGCAGTGTGGATGAACGCGGGCACCCGCTACGGCGAGATGTTCGGCGGCCTGCACACGGTCGAGATCGTGACGCCGGAGGGCACGCGGCAGGTCACGCCGGACGAGCTGGACTGGGGCTACCGCCAGAGCGGTATCGCGCGCGGCGAGGTGGTGTCTCGGGTGCGGCTGCGCCTGACGCGCAGCACCCCGGAAGCCGTGCTGGAGAAGATGACCCACGCCGACACCGCCCGCAAGGGCCAGCCCAAGATGAAGACGCCCGGCTGCGCCTTTAAGAATCCCGGCGGCGTCAGCGCGGGCAAACTCATGGACGAGGCGGGGCTCAAGGGCGCGCGGGTGGGTGCCGCCATGATCGCGCCCGAGCACGCCAACTTCATCGTGAACCTGGGCGGCGCGACGGCGGCCGACGTCCACGCCCTGCTTGACCTCGCCCGCGAGCGGGTGGGCGTGCCTATGGAACTCGAATATGAACTCTGGCCGGAGCGCGGTTAG
- the murC gene encoding UDP-N-acetylmuramate--L-alanine ligase has product MGVGGIGMSAFARLLRARGHRVSGCDEAATELTAQLEQEGVAVASGHSDAHVAPQAFGPEFGPVDVLVASEAVPKTHPELVAARAAGIEVRPRMALLGELLGSGPSVGVIGTHGKTTTTSMIAVAMQGAGLDPSAFVGGLVPEFGSNARVGEGPFVAEVDESDRAFAELSCETAVFTNAEDDHVGGDQATYWNTVEEQHAGFARFVAGSERVLLCADWPGLDELCAGARERLSYGQAADADYRAVDLRPDAEGTAFTVTFRGETLGEARVSLPGVHNVLNALAALAVTHLYGGDFTRAAAALAAFGGPGRRWQRVGELNGALIVDDYAHNATKVAAAVQAAHQTGRRVRVVFQPHRYLRTQQSWPRLADALMAADEVLLLDIAAASEPPIEGIHATLISERMTEQGHRGVQYLPDRAEVVRRLRNTAQAGDIIVTMGAGDVWKLGRELVGEPG; this is encoded by the coding sequence ATGGGTGTGGGCGGGATCGGTATGAGCGCCTTCGCGCGGCTGCTGCGGGCCCGCGGCCACCGCGTGAGCGGCTGCGACGAAGCCGCCACCGAACTCACCGCGCAGCTCGAGCAGGAAGGCGTGGCGGTGGCCAGTGGGCACAGCGACGCGCATGTCGCGCCCCAGGCCTTCGGGCCGGAGTTCGGCCCGGTGGATGTGCTCGTCGCCTCCGAGGCCGTTCCCAAGACCCATCCCGAACTCGTGGCGGCGCGGGCAGCCGGCATTGAGGTCCGGCCCCGGATGGCGCTGCTGGGCGAACTGCTGGGCAGCGGCCCCAGTGTTGGCGTGATCGGCACCCACGGCAAGACGACCACCACAAGCATGATCGCGGTCGCCATGCAGGGCGCGGGCCTGGACCCGTCGGCCTTCGTGGGCGGGCTGGTGCCCGAGTTCGGCAGTAACGCGCGTGTGGGCGAGGGGCCCTTCGTGGCCGAGGTGGACGAGTCCGACCGGGCCTTCGCGGAGCTGAGCTGCGAGACGGCCGTGTTCACCAACGCCGAGGACGACCATGTGGGCGGCGATCAGGCGACCTACTGGAATACGGTTGAGGAGCAGCACGCGGGTTTCGCACGGTTCGTCGCGGGTTCGGAGCGTGTGCTGCTGTGCGCCGACTGGCCGGGCCTGGACGAACTGTGTGCGGGCGCCCGCGAGCGCCTGAGCTACGGCCAAGCAGCGGATGCCGACTACCGTGCCGTAGACCTGCGCCCCGACGCCGAGGGCACCGCCTTCACCGTCACCTTCCGGGGCGAGACGCTGGGCGAGGCCCGCGTGTCGCTGCCCGGCGTCCACAACGTCCTGAACGCGCTGGCGGCGCTGGCAGTCACGCACCTGTACGGCGGCGACTTCACGCGGGCCGCCGCCGCCCTGGCCGCCTTCGGGGGACCGGGCCGGCGCTGGCAGCGCGTGGGTGAGCTCAACGGCGCCCTGATCGTGGATGACTACGCGCACAACGCCACCAAGGTCGCCGCTGCCGTGCAGGCCGCGCACCAGACCGGCCGCCGCGTGCGCGTGGTGTTTCAGCCGCACCGCTACCTGCGCACCCAGCAGAGCTGGCCCCGGCTGGCCGACGCCCTGATGGCAGCCGACGAGGTGCTGCTGCTCGATATCGCCGCCGCCTCCGAGCCGCCCATCGAGGGAATCCACGCCACCCTGATCTCGGAGCGCATGACCGAGCAGGGGCACCGGGGCGTGCAGTACCTCCCCGACCGCGCCGAGGTCGTGCGGCGGCTGCGCAATACAGCCCAGGCCGGCGACATCATCGTGACGATGGGCGCAGGCGACGTCTGGAAACTCGGGCGCGAACTCGTCGGAGAGCCCGGATGA
- the murG gene encoding undecaprenyldiphospho-muramoylpentapeptide beta-N-acetylglucosaminyltransferase, protein MSLVVMATGGTGGHIYPAVATARELIRRGHAAMLLGQRGGMEERVAAEQGLLFHGVDAGKLARSGQGMADPRELLRAGQGVTQARALLQKLRPAAVVGYGGFASLPGVLAAQSLRLPTVLHEQNALLGLTQRLAVGRAQAVGTVYDTVRGLSPDKATLVGMPVREERLDRAEALERLGLQPGRLTLLIMGGSQGSLFLNDNVPGVLRGLFGNSGVLGGELPQIDFDFRSGDLSLTPAGGPAQAVQVLHATGRRWLEKVGPVVQDWPWYRATDYVDAVAAWSAADLAITRAGTSTLAEAAFHGVPLVMVPLPESAENHQLHNAQAVQLSGAGRLVEQRRVLDTGTEAGAGGLAQAVLECAQPETRAAMTAAALARAQPGAAARFADLIETRLR, encoded by the coding sequence ATGAGCTTGGTCGTGATGGCAACAGGCGGCACCGGGGGCCATATCTACCCGGCGGTGGCGACCGCACGCGAACTGATCCGGCGCGGGCACGCGGCGATGCTGCTGGGCCAGCGCGGGGGAATGGAGGAGCGGGTGGCCGCTGAACAGGGGCTGCTGTTTCACGGGGTGGACGCCGGCAAACTCGCGCGCAGCGGGCAGGGCATGGCCGATCCGCGCGAGTTGCTTCGCGCCGGGCAGGGCGTGACCCAGGCCCGCGCCCTGCTCCAGAAGCTGCGGCCCGCCGCCGTAGTGGGCTACGGGGGCTTTGCCAGCCTGCCGGGCGTACTCGCCGCGCAGAGCCTGCGCCTCCCGACCGTCCTGCACGAGCAGAACGCCCTGCTGGGCCTCACGCAGCGCCTCGCGGTGGGGCGCGCGCAGGCCGTCGGCACGGTGTACGACACGGTGCGCGGCCTCTCGCCCGACAAGGCCACCCTGGTCGGGATGCCGGTGCGCGAGGAACGTCTGGACCGTGCCGAGGCCCTGGAGCGCCTGGGTCTCCAGCCGGGCCGCCTGACCCTGCTGATCATGGGCGGGTCGCAGGGATCGCTGTTTCTCAACGACAACGTACCCGGCGTGCTGCGCGGGCTGTTCGGCAACTCGGGCGTGCTGGGTGGCGAACTGCCCCAGATCGACTTCGACTTCCGCAGCGGCGACCTCAGCCTGACCCCGGCGGGCGGCCCGGCGCAGGCTGTGCAGGTCCTGCACGCCACCGGGCGGCGCTGGCTGGAGAAGGTGGGGCCGGTGGTCCAGGACTGGCCCTGGTACCGCGCGACCGACTACGTGGACGCGGTCGCGGCGTGGTCGGCGGCCGACCTGGCAATCACGCGGGCAGGCACGAGCACGCTGGCCGAGGCGGCCTTTCACGGGGTGCCGCTCGTCATGGTGCCGCTGCCCGAGTCGGCCGAAAACCACCAGCTCCACAACGCGCAGGCGGTGCAGCTCTCCGGGGCCGGGCGACTCGTCGAACAGCGCCGGGTTCTCGACACTGGGACGGAAGCCGGGGCCGGAGGGCTGGCGCAGGCGGTGTTAGAGTGTGCGCAGCCGGAGACCCGCGCCGCCATGACGGCGGCGGCCCTCGCGCGTGCTCAGCCGGGCGCGGCGGCCCGCTTCGCCGACCTGATCGAGACGCGCCTGCGCTAG
- a CDS encoding AIM24 family protein, with protein sequence MTNSDGTYSLRDFLSKTAERDNPGDVFELESSKMLEVKVNGRVWSKLGAMIAYKGNLSFKREGTLEGGLMKALKRAVSQEMSPLAKIEGRGVAYLADQGKEVQILRLAGESLNVNGNDLLAFEDSVQYDITMQRRIAGMAAGGLFSVRVQGHGMVAILSHGKPLTLRVSPNEPLFTDPNATIAWSGNLQPQLRMDSSLRSMIGRGGGETYQMVFQGDGFVVVQPFEEFEAGMVGGGSSHGSSGGLGDLFD encoded by the coding sequence ATGACGAATTCCGACGGCACCTACAGTCTGCGCGACTTCCTGAGCAAGACGGCCGAGCGCGACAATCCCGGCGACGTGTTCGAGCTCGAATCCAGCAAGATGCTGGAGGTCAAGGTGAACGGCCGCGTCTGGAGCAAGCTCGGCGCCATGATCGCCTACAAGGGCAACCTCAGCTTCAAGCGTGAGGGCACCCTGGAGGGCGGCCTGATGAAGGCCCTCAAGCGCGCCGTGAGCCAGGAGATGAGCCCCTTGGCCAAGATCGAGGGCCGGGGAGTGGCGTACCTCGCCGACCAGGGCAAGGAAGTGCAGATCCTGCGCCTGGCCGGCGAGAGCCTGAACGTGAACGGCAACGACCTGTTGGCCTTCGAGGACAGCGTGCAGTACGACATCACCATGCAGCGCCGCATCGCGGGGATGGCGGCAGGCGGCCTGTTCAGCGTGCGGGTGCAGGGCCACGGCATGGTGGCGATCCTGAGCCACGGCAAGCCGCTGACCCTGCGCGTGAGCCCCAACGAGCCGCTGTTTACCGACCCCAACGCCACCATCGCCTGGAGCGGCAACCTGCAGCCGCAGCTGCGCATGGACTCCTCGCTGCGCTCCATGATCGGACGCGGCGGCGGCGAGACCTACCAGATGGTCTTCCAGGGCGACGGCTTCGTGGTCGTACAGCCCTTCGAGGAATTTGAGGCGGGCATGGTCGGGGGCGGCAGTTCGCACGGCAGCAGCGGCGGCCTGGGCGACCTGTTCGACTGA
- a CDS encoding nitroreductase has translation MISPLDTLSAIRERRTVDLPLLSADPVDEQTLNTLLEAANWAPNHGRTEPWRFAVFTGEGRLKLADALAESLALSQGKEEPAPEARETQRGRQRMAPVWIVVAAQPAEKPRMPLHEEQWAAACAVQNLLLAARALGLGSKWISNVPSMHPHTARALGFPEDSTPLGMLYLGHMAGEWPVGKRGPAQDKVRWFRD, from the coding sequence ATGATCTCCCCCCTGGATACCCTCAGCGCCATCCGCGAGCGCCGCACTGTGGACCTGCCACTCCTGAGCGCCGATCCCGTCGACGAACAGACCCTGAATACCCTGCTTGAAGCCGCCAACTGGGCGCCCAACCACGGCCGCACCGAGCCGTGGCGCTTCGCAGTCTTCACCGGCGAGGGTCGCCTGAAACTGGCCGATGCCCTCGCCGAGTCGCTGGCGCTGAGCCAGGGGAAGGAGGAGCCCGCCCCCGAGGCCCGCGAGACCCAGCGGGGGCGTCAGCGCATGGCCCCGGTGTGGATCGTGGTGGCCGCCCAGCCCGCCGAGAAGCCCAGGATGCCGCTGCACGAGGAGCAGTGGGCCGCTGCCTGCGCGGTGCAGAATCTGCTGCTCGCCGCGCGCGCCCTGGGCCTGGGCAGCAAGTGGATCAGCAACGTGCCCAGCATGCACCCCCACACGGCCCGCGCCCTGGGCTTTCCCGAGGACAGCACGCCGCTGGGAATGCTGTACCTGGGCCACATGGCGGGCGAGTGGCCAGTGGGCAAGCGCGGGCCGGCACAGGACAAGGTGCGCTGGTTCAGGGATTGA
- a CDS encoding pyridoxal phosphate-dependent aminotransferase, translated as MSPQSEAAPRLSQRALSLKPSSTVAVTSRALELQRQGVDVISMSVGEPDFDTPPHVKAAAIRAIEGGKTKYTAVSGIPELREAISAKFRRENGLEYAPSAVTVTSGGKQALFNAFFALLDPGDEVLIPAPYWVSYPEMVALTGAVPVPVPTTPESGFALDPAELEARVTSRTRLIVLNSPGNPTGAVFPPEVLAEVARIAQKYNLLIVTDEMYEHLVYGAEQVSIGTFAPEHTLTINGASKAYAMTGWRIGYAGGPQGVITAMNALQSQSTSNASSIGQYAALAALEQHGETARFIEMARTAYHARRDRIVAGLNALGLPTPTPQGAFYVMADTRRIHDNELEAARILLDEARVAAVPGTDFAAPGQIRLSYATDMDTIEEVLRRIGEVVAQR; from the coding sequence ATGAGTCCCCAGTCCGAAGCGGCGCCCCGGCTTTCCCAGCGGGCCCTGAGCCTCAAGCCCTCCTCGACGGTGGCGGTCACGTCGCGCGCGCTGGAGTTGCAGCGTCAGGGCGTGGACGTGATCTCGATGAGCGTGGGCGAGCCGGATTTCGACACGCCGCCGCACGTCAAGGCCGCCGCCATCCGCGCCATCGAGGGCGGCAAGACGAAGTACACGGCCGTGAGCGGCATTCCCGAACTGCGCGAGGCCATCAGCGCCAAGTTCCGGCGGGAGAACGGGCTGGAGTACGCGCCCTCGGCCGTCACGGTGACCAGCGGAGGCAAGCAGGCCCTCTTCAACGCCTTTTTCGCGCTGCTCGACCCCGGCGACGAGGTTCTCATCCCCGCGCCCTACTGGGTCAGCTACCCCGAGATGGTCGCCCTGACCGGCGCGGTGCCGGTCCCGGTGCCGACCACGCCGGAAAGCGGCTTCGCGCTCGACCCGGCTGAACTGGAGGCGCGCGTCACCTCGCGCACCCGCCTGATCGTGCTGAACAGCCCCGGCAACCCGACCGGCGCCGTCTTTCCGCCCGAGGTGCTGGCCGAGGTCGCGCGCATCGCCCAGAAATACAACCTCCTGATCGTCACCGACGAGATGTACGAGCATCTGGTGTACGGCGCCGAGCAGGTCAGCATCGGCACCTTCGCGCCCGAGCACACCCTGACCATCAACGGAGCGAGCAAGGCCTACGCCATGACCGGCTGGCGCATCGGCTACGCGGGTGGGCCGCAGGGCGTGATCACGGCCATGAACGCCTTGCAGTCCCAGAGCACCAGCAACGCGAGCAGCATCGGGCAGTACGCCGCCCTGGCCGCGCTGGAACAGCACGGGGAGACGGCGCGCTTCATCGAGATGGCCCGGACGGCCTACCACGCGCGCCGCGATCGCATCGTCGCGGGCCTGAACGCCCTGGGGCTGCCCACACCCACGCCGCAGGGGGCCTTCTATGTCATGGCCGACACGCGCCGCATCCATGACAACGAGCTCGAAGCCGCCCGCATCCTCCTCGACGAGGCGCGCGTGGCCGCCGTCCCCGGCACCGACTTCGCCGCGCCGGGCCAGATCCGCCTGAGCTACGCGACAGACATGGACACCATCGAGGAAGTGCTGCGGCGCATCGGTGAGGTGGTGGCGCAGCGTTAG
- a CDS encoding YraN family protein, with protein MKGADAETRAATHLAALGREIVARNYRIPGGEIDLVSRELDGTLVFTEVRQRHTARYGGAAQSVTPRKLALMHRAALSYLTRECGRDDLPCRLEVLTIDGPAETGILAVIPLEP; from the coding sequence GTGAAAGGCGCCGACGCCGAGACCCGTGCGGCCACACATCTGGCCGCGCTGGGGCGCGAGATCGTGGCGCGCAACTACCGCATTCCGGGCGGCGAGATTGACCTCGTGAGCCGTGAGCTGGACGGCACCCTGGTCTTCACCGAGGTCCGGCAGCGGCACACGGCCCGCTACGGCGGCGCGGCCCAGAGCGTGACCCCGCGCAAGCTTGCGCTGATGCACCGCGCCGCCCTGAGCTACCTCACACGCGAGTGCGGGCGCGACGATCTGCCCTGCCGCCTGGAAGTGCTGACCATCGACGGCCCGGCCGAGACCGGCATCCTGGCTGTCATCCCGCTGGAGCCGTAG
- a CDS encoding HAD family hydrolase — protein MRLPARPAGVLFDMDGVLTDNNVFHRQAWVEVAAEILDLRLSEHDLDTKVDGGRNPEIIERLTGRVPDAELAQRFHDAKEGRYRDLARGALREVQGLSTYLEALEARGIPYALVTSADHVNVEFGMEALGFGHRFQTRVLGEDVSRGKPHPEPFLLGAARLGLDPAQCLAHEDAVNGVKSAAGAGCTVVALRTTAPEAALLAAGATLTAPDFTGWADWLV, from the coding sequence GTGAGACTGCCCGCGCGCCCGGCCGGCGTGCTGTTCGACATGGACGGCGTGCTGACCGACAACAACGTCTTTCACCGTCAGGCCTGGGTCGAGGTCGCCGCCGAGATTCTGGACCTGCGCCTCAGCGAGCACGACCTCGACACGAAGGTGGACGGCGGGCGCAACCCCGAGATCATCGAGCGCCTGACCGGCCGCGTGCCGGACGCCGAGTTGGCGCAGCGCTTCCACGACGCCAAGGAGGGCCGTTACCGCGACCTCGCGCGCGGCGCGTTGCGGGAGGTCCAGGGCCTGAGCACGTACCTGGAAGCCCTGGAGGCGCGCGGCATTCCCTACGCCCTGGTCACGAGTGCCGACCACGTGAACGTCGAGTTCGGGATGGAGGCACTGGGCTTCGGGCACCGTTTTCAGACCCGTGTGCTGGGCGAGGACGTGTCGCGAGGCAAGCCCCACCCCGAACCCTTCCTGCTGGGGGCGGCGCGCCTGGGTCTGGACCCGGCGCAGTGCCTCGCCCACGAGGACGCGGTCAACGGCGTCAAGAGTGCGGCGGGCGCGGGCTGCACCGTCGTCGCCCTGCGGACCACCGCCCCCGAGGCGGCGCTGCTGGCCGCCGGGGCTACCCTGACCGCCCCCGACTTCACCGGCTGGGCCGATTGGCTGGTCTGA
- a CDS encoding putative dsRNA-binding protein, with product MNPKGDLIARTQTLGLGTPTFGAEAEGPPHDRTFRAQVTVGGEILGQGEGRSKKDAERAAAEAALLILSGRDEGEQEGPDAEDQQAQGAPKDTAPAGRWPIYAAVLAEALEVALEVADEDADLDDVRREAARLYRDLLADLGHGPEEDAE from the coding sequence ATGAACCCAAAGGGCGACCTGATCGCGCGCACGCAGACGCTGGGCCTGGGCACCCCGACCTTCGGGGCCGAGGCCGAGGGGCCGCCCCACGACCGCACCTTCCGCGCGCAGGTCACCGTGGGCGGCGAGATACTGGGCCAGGGCGAGGGCCGCAGCAAGAAGGACGCCGAGCGCGCCGCCGCCGAAGCCGCCCTGCTCATCCTGAGCGGCCGCGATGAAGGTGAGCAGGAAGGGCCGGACGCGGAGGACCAGCAGGCGCAGGGTGCTCCCAAGGACACCGCCCCGGCGGGCCGCTGGCCGATCTACGCCGCCGTGCTGGCCGAGGCGCTGGAAGTGGCCCTGGAAGTTGCCGACGAGGACGCCGACCTAGACGACGTGCGCCGTGAGGCCGCCCGCCTGTACCGCGACCTCTTGGCCGACCTGGGCCACGGCCCGGAAGAGGACGCCGAGTGA
- a CDS encoding zinc-dependent alcohol dehydrogenase: MKAVVWHGIGDIRLDDIPEPRVEDPTDAVVRLTASAICGTDLHFIRGTMSGMVAGTVLGHEGVGIVEQVGKDVRNFAPGDRVVIPSTISCGSCPPCRAGHTSQCDNANPGGPSAGTAFYGGPKAAGAIDGMQAEKVRTPYANSSLVKLPDNVSDDQAILLSDIFPTAYFGADIAGVKEGSVVVVLGCGPVGQFAIISARLLGATRVIAVDRLPDRLEMARKNGAEVVNFDEEDPVEAVKRLTGGVGADNVIDAVGIDAQHADHGPAKPSAEEAKTFEQQVQEVAPDAAPTGDGQWVPGDAPSQALEWSIEMVKKAGQIGIIGVYSPEMTTYPIGKAMNKNLTLRMGNCDHRVYIPRLVDLVAAGVVDPAKVLTEHEHLGDAIAAFEAFDKRQPGWIKVELVPQSG, translated from the coding sequence GTCGAGGACCCCACCGACGCCGTCGTGCGCCTGACTGCCAGCGCGATCTGCGGCACTGACCTGCACTTCATCCGAGGCACCATGAGCGGGATGGTTGCCGGCACCGTGCTGGGGCATGAGGGCGTGGGCATCGTCGAGCAGGTGGGCAAGGACGTGCGCAACTTTGCGCCGGGCGACCGGGTAGTCATTCCCTCGACCATCTCGTGCGGCTCTTGCCCCCCCTGCCGCGCGGGCCACACCTCGCAGTGCGACAACGCCAACCCGGGCGGCCCCTCCGCGGGCACGGCCTTCTATGGCGGCCCCAAAGCGGCGGGAGCCATTGACGGGATGCAGGCCGAGAAGGTGCGCACGCCCTACGCCAACTCCAGCCTCGTCAAACTGCCCGACAACGTGAGCGACGACCAGGCGATTTTGCTCTCGGACATCTTCCCCACTGCCTATTTCGGGGCCGACATCGCGGGGGTCAAGGAGGGCAGTGTCGTGGTGGTACTGGGCTGCGGGCCGGTGGGGCAGTTTGCCATCATCAGTGCGCGGCTCCTGGGCGCAACCCGCGTGATTGCCGTAGACCGCCTGCCCGACCGCCTGGAGATGGCCCGCAAGAACGGCGCCGAGGTCGTCAATTTCGACGAGGAAGACCCGGTGGAAGCAGTAAAACGCCTGACGGGCGGCGTGGGGGCTGACAACGTAATCGACGCGGTGGGCATCGACGCGCAGCACGCCGACCACGGCCCGGCCAAACCCAGCGCCGAGGAAGCCAAGACTTTCGAGCAGCAGGTACAGGAAGTCGCCCCCGACGCCGCCCCCACCGGGGACGGCCAGTGGGTGCCCGGCGACGCGCCCTCGCAGGCGCTGGAATGGTCCATCGAGATGGTCAAGAAAGCGGGCCAGATCGGCATCATCGGCGTGTACTCGCCCGAGATGACGACCTACCCCATCGGCAAGGCCATGAACAAGAACCTGACGCTGCGCATGGGCAACTGCGACCACCGCGTCTACATTCCCCGGCTGGTGGACCTCGTGGCGGCGGGCGTCGTAGACCCGGCGAAAGTGCTCACCGAGCACGAGCACCTCGGAGACGCCATCGCGGCCTTCGAAGCCTTCGACAAGCGGCAGCCCGGCTGGATCAAGGTGGAACTGGTCCCTCAGTCCGGTTGA